In the Malaya genurostris strain Urasoe2022 chromosome 1, Malgen_1.1, whole genome shotgun sequence genome, one interval contains:
- the LOC131428098 gene encoding uncharacterized protein LOC131428098, with translation MKINVALNLIKRVTALTTNKSADQQKHIIYQHLKQNDYPSSLINRLINHFHTKQPHNNTQPSNLVAIAQTDKTQETETEITDKPALQTNDMQQQIHYRSIPFIPILSKQIIKALKPDFPTTKLSHRPIKTTRSLLRPIKDPVDPFKQSNVIYSIPCNDCENAYIGMTTNQLKTRLSGHRSNINQFLKLTENPPPHADVEISRLKEKTALIHHTINEGHNFALEKTKIIDRSLRSTALPLLEMCHISNTTKTVNHRTDVQGLNTTYAGILHSIKSIKYDKK, from the coding sequence atgaaaattaaTGTAGCCCTAAATCTCATAAAACGAGTTACCGCTTTAACTACGAACAAATCAGCAGATCAACAAAAACATATCATATACCAACATCTGAAGCAAAATGATTATCCATCATCACTCATAAACAGGCTTATCAACCATTTTCACACAAAGCAGCCTCACAATAACACACAACCATCAAATTTAGTTGCTATAGCACAGACCGATAAAACCCAGGAGACAGAAACTGAAATCACCGATAAACCCGCTTTGCAAACCAACGATATGCAACAACAAATTCACTATAGATCCATACCATTCATACCCATTCTCAgcaaacaaattataaaagcacTAAAGCCGGACTTCCCAACAACAAAACTGAGCCATAGACCGATTAAAACAACACGATCTCTACTCCGACCGATTAAAGATCCTGTTGATCCATTTAAACAATCAAACGTCATCTATAGCATTCCCTGTAATGACTGTGAAAATGCATACATTGGAATGACAACCAATCAACTGAAAACCAGACTCAGTGGTCATCGATCCAACAttaatcaatttttaaaattaactgAAAATCCACCACCACACGCAGATGTAGAAATATCAAGGCTAAAAGAAAAAACAGCACTCATTCATCACACCATCAATGAAGGACACaattttgcattggagaaaacaaAGATTATAGATCGATCATTGCGATCTACAGCTTTACCTCTGTTGGAAATGTGTCATATTTCCAATACTACCAAAACAGTTAATCATCGCACCGATGTACAAGGCCTCAACACCACTTACGCTGGTATTCTACATTCTATCAAATCCATCAAATACGATAAGAAATGA
- the LOC131428089 gene encoding uncharacterized protein LOC131428089: MKINVALNLIKRVTALTTNKSADQQKHIIYQHLKQNDYPSSLINRLINHFHTKQPHNNTQPSNLVAIAQTDITQETETEITDKPALQTNDMQQQIHYRSIPFIPILSKQIIKALKPDFPTTKLSHRPIKTTRSLLRPIKDPVDPFKQSNVIYSIPCNDCENAYIGMTTNQLKTRLSGHRSNINQFLKLTENPPPHADVEISRLKEKTALIHHTINEGHNFALEKTKIIDRSLRSTALPLLEMCHISNTTKTVNHRTDVQGLNTTYAGILHSIKFIKYDKK, translated from the coding sequence atgaaaattaaTGTAGCCCTAAATCTCATAAAACGAGTTACCGCTTTAACTACGAACAAATCAGCAGATCAACAAAAACATATCATATACCAACATCTGAAGCAAAATGATTATCCATCATCACTCATAAACAGGCTTATCAACCATTTTCACACAAAGCAGCCTCACAATAACACACAACCATCAAATTTAGTTGCTATAGCACAGACCGATATAACCCAGGAGACAGAAACTGAAATCACCGATAAACCCGCTTTGCAAACCAACGATATGCAACAACAAATTCACTATAGATCCATACCATTCATACCCATTCTCAgcaaacaaattataaaagcacTAAAGCCGGACTTCCCAACAACAAAACTGAGCCATAGACCGATTAAAACAACACGATCTCTACTCCGACCGATTAAAGATCCTGTTGATCCATTTAAACAATCAAACGTCATCTATAGCATTCCCTGTAATGACTGTGAAAATGCATACATTGGAATGACAACCAATCAACTGAAAACCAGACTCAGTGGTCATCGATCCAACAttaatcaatttttaaaattaactgAAAATCCACCACCACACGCAGATGTAGAAATATCAAGGCTAAAAGAAAAAACAGCACTCATTCATCACACCATCAATGAAGGACACaattttgcattggagaaaacaaAGATTATAGATCGATCATTGCGATCTACAGCTTTACCTCTGTTGGAAATGTGTCATATTTCCAATACTACCAAAACAGTTAATCATCGCACCGATGTACAAGGCCTCAACACCACTTACGCTGGTATTCTACATTCTATCAAATTCATCAAATACGATAAGAAATGA
- the LOC131425727 gene encoding uncharacterized protein LOC131425727: MCHVFFNKQRKRSAKFVRLYKMVRKYTSSATKKLRAAANKKNLKFLNNIDREKENKNVDVIAKTSTDTSRCPRQSTRNSIPVAVRSKPVVNHTGSKESSRKISECTRKQLESTRKRSVDTRWSKNTNGSYFSVSDEVSKLC; the protein is encoded by the exons ATGTGCCACgtttttttcaacaaacaacGCAAACGAAGTGCAAAATTTGTGCGACTTTATAAAATGGTTAGAAAATATACTTCTTCGGCAACAAAAAAGCTGCGAGCGGCAGCAAataagaaaaatttgaaatttctaaaTAATATTGATCGG gagaaagaaaataaaaacgtgGATGTTATCGCAAAGACCAGCACGGACACGAGTCGTTGTCCTCGTCAGTCCACCAGGAACAGTATTCCTGTTGCTGTCCGTTCTAAACCG GTTGTAAATCATACCGGAAGTAAGGAATCTAGCAGAAAAATATCAGAATGTACCAGGAAGCAGTTGGAGTCTACCAGGAAGCGATCAGTGGATACTCGCTGGTCTAAAAACACGAACGGGTCATATTTTTCGGTTTCCGATGAGGTAAGTAAACTATgttga